The genomic region ACAGATTTCCAGAGTTGGATGTTTGGtaaagagagaaagtgtgtgtttgtcacacTGAGCATGTATGGTTTGTCTGTattggtgtgtatatgtgtgtgtgggggtgtgtgtgtgtgtgggggggggtcattcATGTCAGGAACTGAATGTATGCGTGTGCCAGGAACCTAGCAACTAGGGTGTCCCAGTTCCCTCTTTGAAGATTATTACGACAGACCAAAGGCAATGACCAGATCAGCCCAGAGTCCTTTCCATTCCACAAATAGAGAGACTCTTAATCACTGATACAGAACGGCTGTTTTCTGAGTCACTGTGGAATCAAtcatttatacaaaataaacagagaCTTAAGATGTTGCCGggttatgtatttttatttaatgttatcaGGGTTTTGTGAgtgtacaaatgaaaaaaatttaatcaTTCAGTGCACATTGTTATGAGCATCAACCAAGCCTGACAAAAACTCAGTATCATATTCAACAGAGAAAGCTAAGAGACCAGCAAGAATATAGGATATTATCAAACACCTGACCCCAAGAACCTGTCTCCTAAATCAGGTTactgttaaacatcaaacacttAACATTTAACATGAAATGTTTGGTGGTTCTTATTTCTGTTTCCTTTCCCTTTACTGATTTCAGGTGTGTGAAAGAGTGATTTAGGAAGAAGTTGAGAGAGAAGGAACAACCACGATCTTTGCCATGTTCAGTATCTCCCCTAACATGGTTCTGGCACTGTGCCTGGATACCACTTTGAGCCAAATGACATTAGCTATATCAAACAAACCCCAAAACCGCCCTACAAACCAGTTAACTGACATAATTTTAAAGGGAAGAGGACATTCTTCTACCTGTGGCATACGGTCTGATATAAAACAGCTTTAAACCAATCATCATTTGGGGCTCAAACCACCCATGAGAAATttgatggaaaaaaaaattattcttaGAATTACAGATGCTACATATTAACACATAGATATGCCGAAACATTGACGTACTGAAGAACTGATTGTGGAGACAATTCCGACATTTGGTAAAATACCCCGAATCCTCCCGCTGCCTAGAAAAGTGAGATGATGAGGAGACCCAGCAGCAGAGAAGGAGAGCTCAGTCCCAATCCCAGGGCATTGTTACACAGGTTTCCCTTACAACAGTTGAGGTTAATCTGGGGCGGCTTCTCGGACCAGCTGCATGAGTCGCTGGAGGCACATCCCTGATAAACCACGACTTTTCCTCCGTGAGAAGCGGGCGCTGGCCAAACGCAAAGCAGAGAAAGGATATGACACGCACGTCCAAATTAAAACACCTTGTGAGATTGCACGCCTCTCAAAGAGAACTCACCATCATATTTGAAGCAGTGGTCTTCGACTCCGACACACTGCAAAATCTCTCTGCTACCATTGATCCTAGTGTAGCAGCGCAGTTGATTGGCCTTGTCACTGAGTGCTGCACAGGTCACAGGTTCACAACCGTTATAATGCAGCCAACGGATAATAACAGGAAGAGTTGCTATGTCATCAGTGTAATGTTATGTAATGCCAATTAAatgtgcattgtttttattcttaCCAGGAAGGGTGTCCTTGTTACAGCCTGTTGTGTCGCAGCAGAA from Esox lucius isolate fEsoLuc1 chromosome 5, fEsoLuc1.pri, whole genome shotgun sequence harbors:
- the LOC105023014 gene encoding phospholipase A2 inhibitor and Ly6/PLAUR domain-containing protein — translated: MMRFILTIAFMLPLLYTADTLQCYTCELGDKSCSVTTLQNCTGGMCSSLTKVNGPSDSITVSKKCVYVPESCYLMGQVNTLSVNNGYSKVSQSSFCCDTTGCNKDTLPALSDKANQLRCYTRINGSREILQCVGVEDHCFKYDAPASHGGKVVVYQGCASSDSCSWSEKPPQINLNCCKGNLCNNALGLGLSSPSLLLGLLIISLF